The nucleotide sequence ATGAACATGAATCCGTGGTTCCTCGCGTGAGAAAAAGAAGAACCTGTAGTTTCTGAATTGAAAGATTGTAGGACTCATTTTTATCTTTTACCGGCTTGGACATTTAAGCCCAATCCAGAAGTTGTTGAATGTTGCCACCTTTTACCTTGGCGCGGTCGGCGGCGGAGTACGAAGCCATATGCGCATCCACGATTTTCGGGGAACCGCTGCCCCAGACCATGCGCTCGGGACCAAACTCACGGATGACGCGCGAGGTAAACGCCAACGCACTTTCGTAATAGGGTTCATCGGTCGCGAAGTGATTCAGGCCCGATAACTTCATATAGACGTTCGGGTATTGGGCCAACTCGAGGACATCGGCAAACTGGACCCCCGTGCCCAGATGCGGTTCGGCCAGATGATCGATCAGCACCTTGCAGCCTGTAAACTCTTCGATGAGTTTTCCGGCTTGGGCGGCGTAATCGGGACCGATATGCAATTCGACCACCAGGCCAAGATCCACGGCTTTCTTCCACAAGGCCCTGGCGCCTGGATCGGCGAAGCTGTCGAGGTAGGTCTCTTTGCCGCGGTGGGCATGGAACCGGGTCGAAACGATATGGGGCACTTGCTTGACCAGGGCCTCCAGTTTTGCCGGTGCTTCCGGATCTCTCGGATAGAATAAACTCGTTCCCCGGAGCCGGTCGGGTTCGCGGTTCAGGCAGTCAATGATCAAACGATGGTCATCCCCATAGGGTTCGGGATGCACGATCACCGCCCGGTCGATTCCTTCCTCGTCCAGCCGCTTGAGATAAGCGGCCAGCGGATCGGCCGGATGGACGGACAGGTCGGGAGTATAGGTGGCCCTGGGGTGAACAGGGTATTTGGACGTGTCGGGACTGAATATATGGGCATTCCATTCAATGACCGGACTTTTCTTAGAAGCAGCGCCTTTTGAGCAACCCTGGCCCATCCCCAATCCCAGCAGTCCCAGGCCGGCAACCCGTTGCAAAGCAGTTCTACGGGTCATGGTATCAGTTTCGAAATCTGGATTCATGTCCACCAGTATTACGATGAAGGTTGCCTAAGCCGAGTACAATAAATGAAGCCCGGGACCATCGATCGTGATTCTTTGCGCGGGGTAATATGTCGTACGACGCTCCGAGTTCCGAGGCAAAGAGTAGGAGCAAATTTATTCGCGACCCGAGCTTCCCGGGGGACGGCCGATGGGATCATATCTTCATTTTTGGCAATGCAAGTTGCGCATCTTCTATCATCTGCATGGCGCGGAGGTTAAGTTGTTGTCTGCTCCCGCCAAAGTGATTTTGGCTAGTTTGATAAAAGCGCGGAGTTCAATAAGCAATGGTTGGTTAGTGGTACGTTTGGGGATAACAATGGGATGACCGGCATCAGTAAATCAGTATGTTGGACGGTTGGAGTTGATAAAAGAGATGGGTGGAAGAAAAAGGAAAGAATTCTGTCAATAATGAAGATATGACCCCGTCCCCTCCCCCCCAGGATCCAAGGCTCGATTCCACTGGTTGGGACTGCTGGCAAGGATCGTTCCAATTTTGTTCTCATTCATGCTCTTTGCCTAGGTGCCTCTCTGAGAGTAATAAATTCCTCCATTAGCTGCCGGCTTCACCCCGGTAAAACTTCACCCCCATCCCCCCTGGTAAAATGAACTCAGACATGGACACGCAGGTCTCGATTCAAGAATCAAGGAATGGCCTCTTTTTCCGCCAGAGATCTTCGGATACAAAACAACTAGGACCGTCCCCATTTCTTATAACCCCTGGCTTCACCCCGGTAAAACTTTCCTCCCCTTTATCGGAAACAAGGAATGGCCTCTTTTTCCGCCAGAGATCTTCGGATACAAAACAACTAGGACCGTCCCCATGAGGTCTTCGGTCCCCATGAGGTCTTCGGTCCCCATGAGGTCTTCGTTGGATACAAAACAACTAGGACCGTCCCCATGAGGTCGTCCAGTCCCCATGAGGTCGTCCATCAAAGGAGCCACCCAACTACTTGTCGATGTCCTCGGCAAAAATCCGGCGACCACCGTGGTCATCATTGAGGAAGTCAGCACCGACAACTGGGGCGTCGGCGGTGAAACCGTCACCGAGCGCCGGAAGAAGGCGAAGTAGGGAAAAGCAGGAGTGGATCAACTCATGCTATTATTTAGTTTCTAAAGCGGTTAACAATAGCGGGAGTCAGAAAGATAAACCACGAATGAACACGAATCGACACGAATAAAAACTTGGACCAACGTGCCGATTACAAGCCTCCCCTTTCTTCACCCACCCCCTTATCCAGCTTGCTGCGAAACCGGCGGCTCAGGTTCTTGGGCCGGTAGTCCGGGCAGTCACGCCAACGGAACCGGGTGCTGATATCGATTTGATCAAACGACCCGGTTATGGCGCGCGGCTTTGATCCGGTCAGTCGATAGAACCCACGGATGGTATTATCGAACGGAGCGGTGTGATCGATTTCAACTCCGGTCTCAACGCGACTGTGATCAGTGGCCAGTTGTATGCCATGCGCCCGCATGCGCTCAAGCATCCAAAAAAGACATCGATTGGCCAACGGTGCCTTTGCTTCCGTTCCGCCTCCCACACAACTGTGGTCACCGGGAAACCAGGCTTCTTCAATCACTTGCCCGGTTCTGGCTCCGGGATTCATCGGTGTTACTTCAAAGACCGCCCGAAGCTCGTCTATGGCTTTGGCGTGAAAAGCAAACTTTACCGACCGGTTGATGCAGGTATCGTGAAATGCAAAGCGATTGTTGTAACGCTCACCCCAATCGGTGCCGGGAATGTTGAACGGGATACCCAGCGCACCCACCGTGTCCCAACAACCAAGCACCTGAATAGGGATGCGTTCGCCGTGGATCGCGCGAAAGCGAATCGCCTTGTCCGAACCGGGACGCACACTTCGATCGCGGTACAGCTCGAAGGCTTCCGGAATTTTCCGCATGCGCGACCGGGAAACCAAGCCACTGCAATGAATCAATCCGGCCAGGCTCCGCGCCGTGTAAGCCCCACGACTAAATCCAAACAGGAAGACTTCATCTCCCGGTTCGTAGTTTAAGGCCAGAAAGGTGTAGGCCGACATAATATCTTCATCGAGCCCCAAGCCCAACATTCCGCCCAGGCGACTTTTGTTATTCGCACCCACCCCTTCGCGGTAATAAACCACCTGCGCCACTTTCTGCCCGTCACGCCGTTTTACCGCCTGGGCCAGCTTAATGACATTGGAAGGATACTTGGAGCCCAGCTTCCGCCAACTCCCATCGCAACACACTATCAGACGGCGCATAACGTGAGATAAACCTGAAATCGGATCGTTGGGGTCATGGATTGGAGTAGAAACCTGAATTCCGAAAAAGGGAACAGGGTATTACAGACTTATTCAATACCGGGATCGAGAAAAGGTATTTTAAAATAATAAAACTTTGAGCTTGATATACAACGTTTGTTGTTTTTGATTACAACAATTGTTGTATTATGAAAAAGCAAAACCTATCAAAACTCGAGCTTCAGGTGATGCGTCCTTTCTGGACACAGGGCGAGCTGACGGTCCGGGAAGCAGCCGAAGCCCTGGCCCAGGAGGAAAACGACCCGGGTTATTCCACAGTTCAAACCATTGTCGGTCGCCTCGAAGCCAAGGGCGCACTTACCAAAACCAAAAAAGTGGGCAATGCCTGGCTGTTCAAGGCAGCCGTGGAAAGAAAGCGCATTGTCAACCGCATGATCGATGAATTGGTCACCCTGCTGGATGGAGCTTCGAGCCCCATTCTTTCGCATTTGGTGGAATCAAAAAAAATCAGCAAAGCCGAACTCGATGAAATCCGAAAACTGATCGACGCGAAAGGTAGCAGCCATGAATGAACTCTACTCCATACTCGTAATCCATCTGATCGAATCCACCGACTGGGCGATTCTGTTCCTGGCCATCACCTGGTTGTTTCGCATTCGGGATTCCAGGACCCGGTGCTGGATATATCGGTTGAGCATTCTTAAGTTTTTAATACCGACCACACTCCTGGCTTCCTGGTTTTCTTTTGAACGAAGCGACCATTTACTGTCCACCTATCTCGTGTCTGCGGAACCCCTAATGTCTGTCGTGCACTATACGACAAAACAGTCCTTCTTTGCTTGGCCGGTCTACCTGTGGACTTGTGGATTCATCCTTATCTTCCTGCTCACTCTGCTGACCGGTTTCCGCATTCACCGCCGTATACGAAAAAATAACGCACCCTTCTCCGGAAGACATCGATCCCTGCTACGACAAACCCTCATTCAGTCCGGATACTCGGGAAATGAGCTGGAAGGCACGGTCGTTGAACAAGGACCATCCCTCGCTCTCTACGGAATATTTCGACCCGGAATAATAGCCAAAACCGCGTTTCTTGAAACGCTCAACGA is from Verrucomicrobiota bacterium and encodes:
- a CDS encoding amidohydrolase family protein, giving the protein MTRRTALQRVAGLGLLGLGMGQGCSKGAASKKSPVIEWNAHIFSPDTSKYPVHPRATYTPDLSVHPADPLAAYLKRLDEEGIDRAVIVHPEPYGDDHRLIIDCLNREPDRLRGTSLFYPRDPEAPAKLEALVKQVPHIVSTRFHAHRGKETYLDSFADPGARALWKKAVDLGLVVELHIGPDYAAQAGKLIEEFTGCKVLIDHLAEPHLGTGVQFADVLELAQYPNVYMKLSGLNHFATDEPYYESALAFTSRVIREFGPERMVWGSGSPKIVDAHMASYSAADRAKVKGGNIQQLLDWA
- a CDS encoding tautomerase family protein codes for the protein MRSSIKGATQLLVDVLGKNPATTVVIIEEVSTDNWGVGGETVTERRKKAK
- a CDS encoding DUF2235 domain-containing protein, which produces MRRLIVCCDGSWRKLGSKYPSNVIKLAQAVKRRDGQKVAQVVYYREGVGANNKSRLGGMLGLGLDEDIMSAYTFLALNYEPGDEVFLFGFSRGAYTARSLAGLIHCSGLVSRSRMRKIPEAFELYRDRSVRPGSDKAIRFRAIHGERIPIQVLGCWDTVGALGIPFNIPGTDWGERYNNRFAFHDTCINRSVKFAFHAKAIDELRAVFEVTPMNPGARTGQVIEEAWFPGDHSCVGGGTEAKAPLANRCLFWMLERMRAHGIQLATDHSRVETGVEIDHTAPFDNTIRGFYRLTGSKPRAITGSFDQIDISTRFRWRDCPDYRPKNLSRRFRSKLDKGVGEERGGL
- a CDS encoding BlaI/MecI/CopY family transcriptional regulator, yielding MKKQNLSKLELQVMRPFWTQGELTVREAAEALAQEENDPGYSTVQTIVGRLEAKGALTKTKKVGNAWLFKAAVERKRIVNRMIDELVTLLDGASSPILSHLVESKKISKAELDEIRKLIDAKGSSHE